One genomic segment of Scophthalmus maximus strain ysfricsl-2021 chromosome 3, ASM2237912v1, whole genome shotgun sequence includes these proteins:
- the usp19 gene encoding ubiquitin carboxyl-terminal hydrolase 19 isoform X3, with protein sequence MASSGGTGMAGSETVGRRAGAQQRGGRDGNSDLSSSTSKKKQKDRANQESREAKKTAAAAAAAAVEGVIAEVKKDVFVDWKQNVNEVTVRLRCGEGVQRIEDISTTFTDTHCHVCFPDGRQWSCQLQEEIEASCSRVQYKEKGGFLHVIMHKKIPFHIWPSLKSNKKEKVTAPTETKNEKELEIKPVASESSEKPKQLHPQPPSPSANSESRRGGGKAERGVKRCLKNKAASDKATADSVGEKGGAADASANTSKPVTVTIGEQQPQEPSAKRTVVRPPLSTTEATSSADNDTHSLKSNGNTPYNTHVPAGRSPQTQCGDGDNRAERLGGNQEEKAVVATAGHTNNTQVAGEQNQSSDGSETAAHGSESQAASPVSTSDHLKPVGFNSDEDPASPARLGDGAESEPEKRPVEQESEQDNPICQLPESRETVPVTTIGMAAKPGPSPGGAQQQGSCDGEEKRDQSKEEPSLEIKQQEAPEPMVNLQFVKNDSYEKGTDLMVVNVYMKGICRDTARVIFREQDFTLIFQTSDANFLRLHSDCGPNTVFKWQVKLRNLIQPEQCIYSFTPSRLDITLKKRHSQRWGGLEAPATQGAVGGAKVAVPSSPACMDQSQPGSSQHSLPAKEEPPRVGEEKPKAPKASSRVEDGGLDTVTPRTVSEHVAITKPEPTVTTPKPTCMVQPMTHAPPASNERHEEEEEKKVCLPGFTGLVNLGNTCFMNSVIQSLSNTRELRDYFHDRAFEAEINCSNPLGTGGRLAIGFAVLLRALWKGTHHAFQPSKLKAIVASKASQFTGYAQHDAQEFMAFLLDGLHEDLNRIQNKPYTETVDSDGRMDEVVAEEAWQRHKMRNDSFIVDLFQGQFKSKLVCPTCSKVSITFDPFLYLPVPLPQKQKVLSVFYFAKEPHKKPVKFLVSVSKENSSTTEVLDSISRSVRVKPENLRLAEVGKNRFQRMFLPSHSLDTVSSSDMLFCFEVLSKELAKERVVLLRVQQKLQVPNIPISKCAACLKPPLSDEDKLKRCTRCYRVGYCNQVCQRTHWPNHKGLCRPNMENVGLPFLVSVPESRLSYVRLTQLLEGYSRFSVNVFQPPFQSGRTSPETSQCRADLPSMPAVSPEGVVSGDEAVGGSSTVGAGGVELDSQSPLPESQVDCGQASALHPAEADSLSSSQTSLSTTRTTDSGFSEPVSATSCCSLDPHAEKETSCEKAVRPEAAVTGYQQPSESASGHACQFYISLLDSNKKEQRLDEKEDMLGDLPEDVTLELVWKNNERLKEYVLVSSKELEYEEDPGSLSETARAGHFTLEQCLNLFTKPEVLAPEEAWYCPKCQQHREASKQLLLWRLPNVLIIQLKRFSFRSFIWRDKINDMVDFPVRNLDLSKFCIGQKDEMQQPPIYDLYAVINHYGGMIGGHYTAYARLPSDKNSQRSDVGWRLFDDSTVTMVEESQVVTRYAYVLFYRRRNSPVERPPRFLRPVGAESPTAAGATVSQASGQSLFGTELDPEGPPTLIPEVPADLFSHSGECTAPSYSNMEEVD encoded by the exons ATGGCCAGCAGCGGTGGTACTGGTATGGCCGGCAGCGAGACAGTGGGCCGTCGCGCTGGGGctcagcagagaggaggcagggacGGCAACTCGGACCTGTCCTCCAGCACCAgcaagaagaagcagaaggacAGAGCCAatcaggagagcagagaggccaagaagacagcagcagcagccgccgcagcagcagtggaAGGGGTCATTGCAGAAGTCAAGAAAG atgtgtttgtgGACTGGAAGCAGAATGTCAATGAAGTGACAGTGAGGCTGCGCTGTGGTGAGGGGGTGCAGAGGATAGAGGACATCAGCACAACCTTCACGGACACACACTGCCACGTGTGCTTCCCCG ATGGCCGGCAGTGGAGCTGCCAGTTGCAGGAGGAAATCGAGGCCTCGTGTAGCAGAGTCCAGTACAAGGAGAAGGGAGGTTTCCTGCATGTCATCATGCACAAGAAGATTCCCTTTCACATCTGGCCATCGCTAAAG TCCAacaagaaggagaaggtgaCAGCGCCAACggagacaaaaaatgaaaaggaactgGAGATAAAGCCCGTTGCCTCGGAGTCTTCAGAGAAACCCAAACAACTTCATCCACagcctccctccccgtctgcgAACAGCGAGTCAAGGCGCGGTGGTGGCAAAGCCGAGCGCGGCGTCAAGCGCTGTCTTAAAAACAAAGCGGCGAGCGACAAGGCCACTGCGGACTCTGTAGGGGAGAAAGGTGGAGCTGCAGATGCCTCAGCCAACACCAGCAAGCCTGTGACCGTCACGATAGGCGAGCAGCAGCCTCAGGAACCCAGTGCAAAGCGAACCGTCGTACGTCCGCCCCTGTCCACGACGGAGGCTACGTCGTCTGCTGACAATGACACGCACTCGCTCAAGTCGAATGGTAACACTCCATACAACACACACGTGCCCGCTGGTCGGAGCCCGCAGACACAATGCGGGGATGGAGataacagagcagagagacttGGGGGGAATCAGGAAGAGAAAGCTGTTGTCGCTACTGCCGGCCACACGAACAACACTCAG gtgGCAGGGGAACAAAACCAGTCATCAGACGGTTctgaaacagcagcacatgGCAGTGAAAGCCAAGCAGCTTCTCCCGTCAGCACCAGTGACCATCTCAAACCTGTCGGCTTCAACAGCGATGAGGACCCTGCTTCTCCTGCGAGGCTGGGAGATGGAGCAGAGTCGGAGCCTGAGAAAAGGCCTGTCGAGCAGGAATCGGAGCAGGACAATCCGATCTGCCAGCTGCCCGAATCAAGAGAGACAGTACCAGTGACAACTATTGGCATGGCTGCCAAACCAGGCCCGTCACCCGGTGGAGCCCAGCAACAGGGCAGCTGTgacggagaggagaagagggaccAGTCGAAGGAGGAGCCCTCTCTGGAAATTAAACAACAAGAAG CCCCAGAGCCGATGGTTAACTTGCAGTTTGTGAAGAACGATTCATACGAGAAGGGCACGGACCTGATGGTGGTTAATGTTTACATGAAGGGGATCTGCAGGGACACAGCCAGGGTCATCTTCAGGGAACAGGACTTCACCCTTATCTTCCAGACAAG TGATGCTAACTTCCTGCGCCTTCATTCGGACTGCGGACCAAACACAGTCTTCAAGTGGCAAGTCAAACTTAG GAACCTGATCCAGCCTGAGCAGTGCATCTACTCGTTCACTCCGTCCCGCCTGGATATCACCCTGAAGAAGAGACACAGCCAGCGCTGGGGGGGTCTGGAGGCCCCCGCAACACAAG GTGCAGTGGGTGGCGCCAAGGTCGCTGTGCCCTCCAGCCCTGCCTGCATGGATCAGAGCCAGCCTGGCAGCAGCCAGCACAGCCTCCCTGCCAAGGAGGAGCCCCCGAGGGTGGGGGAGGAGAAACCAAAGGCTCCGAAGGCCTCATCAAGAGTGGAAGATGGTGGTCTAGATACTGTGACTCCCCGCACCGTCTCTGAGCACGTTGCCATCACCAAGCCAGAGCCCACGGTGACTACA CCTAAGCCTACCTGCATGGTGCAGCCCATGACTCATGCGCCTCCTGCCAGCAATGAGCggcatgaggaagaggaggagaagaaggtgtGCCTGCCTGGGTTTACAGGCCTGGTCAACCTCGGCAACACTTGCTTCATGAACAGTGTCATCCAATCACTGTCCAACACCAGAGAACTCAGGGATTACTTTCATG ATCGAGCATTTGAGGCAGAAATCAACTGCAGTAATCCGCTGGGAACAGGAGGCAGGCTCGCCATTGGCTTTGCCGTGCTGCTCAGGGCCCTTTGGAAAGGAACACACCACGCCTTTCAACCCTCAAAGCTCAAG GCGATCGTGGCCAGTAAAGCCAGTCAGTTCACAGGTTACGCCCAACACGATGCCCAGGAGTTCATGGCTTTCCTGCTGGACGGGCTCCACGAGGACTTGAACCGCATCCAGAACAAGCCGTACACAGAGACAGTCGACTCTGACGGACGTAtggatgag GTGGTGGCGGAGGAGGCGTGGCAGAGGCACAAGATGAGGAACGACTCCTTTATCGTGGACCTCTTCCAAGGCCAGTTCAAATCGAAGCTGGTTTGCCCTACGTGCTCCAAG GTGTCTATCACCTTTGACCCCTTCCTCTACCTGCCAGTCCCATTACCCCAGAAACAAAAGGTGCTCTCAGTGTTCTACTTTGCCAAAGAACCCCATAAAAAACCCGTCAAG tTTTTGGTCAGTGTGAGCAAGGAGAACTCCAGCACGACTGAAGTGCTCGACTCCATTTCCAGGAGCGTGAGGGTGAAACCAGAGAACCTGAGACTTGCAGAG GTGGGGAAGaaccgcttccagcgcatgtTCCTGCCTTCCCATTCCCTGGACACGGTGTCCTCCTCTGACATGCTGTTCTGCTTCGAGGTGCTCTCCAAAGAGCTGGCCAAAGAGAGGGTGGTGTTGCTCAGAGTgcagcag AAACTCCAGGTCCCAAATATCCCCATCTCAAAGTGTGCCGCCTGCCTGAAGCCTCCGTTGTCGGATGAAGACAAGCTGAAGCGGTGCACTCGCTGCTATCGCGTGGGCTACTGCAATCA agTATGTCAGAGGACCCACTGGCCCAATCACAAGGGTCTGTGTCGACCTAACATGGAGAACGTGGGCCTGCCCTTCCTGGTCAGCGTGCCGGAGTCTCGACTCTCCTACGTGCGCCTCACTCAGCTACTCGAGGGTTACTCCAG GTTTTCCGTCAACGTGTTCCAGCCTCCATTCCAGTCGGGCAGGACGTCCCCCGAAACATCTCAGTGTCGGGCAGACCTCCCCTCGATGCCGGCAGTCTCCCCGGAGGGCGTTGTCTCCGGGGATGAGGCTGTGGGTGGCAGCAGTACTGTAGGAGCAGGTGGTGTGGAGCTGGACAGCCAGTCTCCTCTGCCGGAGTCCCAGGTAGACTGTGGCCAGGCCTCAGCCCTCCACCCTGCCGAGGCAgattccctctcttcctcccagacctctctctccaccacgCGGACCACAGACTCTGGATTTTCCGAGCCGGTCTCCGCAacttcctgctgctctctggaCCCTCATGCTGAAAAAGAGACGTCCTGTGAGAAGGCAGTGCGGCCAGAAG CTGCAGTAACAGGGTATCAGCAACCGAGTGAGTCAGCATCGGGTCATGCCTGTCAGTTCTACATCTCTCTGCTGGACTCCAACAAAAAGGAGCAGAGGCTGGATGAGAAAG AGGACATGCTGGGGGACCTCCCTGAAGACGTGACACTGGAGCTGGTGTGGAAGAACAACGAGCGGCTGAAGGAGTACGTCCTGGTGAGCTCCAAGGAGCTGGAGTACGAGGAGGACCCAGGCTCTCTGAGCGAGACGGCCAGAGCGGGACACTTCACCCTGGAGCAGTGCCTCAACCTCTTCACCAAGCCCGAGGTGCTGGCGCCGGAGGAGGCATG GTACTGTCCAAAGTGCCAGCAGCACCGCGAGGCCTccaagcagctgctgctgtggcgtCTGCCCAACGTACTGATCATCCAGCTCAAACGCTTCTCCTTCAGGAGCTTCATCTGGAGGGATAAGATCAATGACATGGTCGACTTCCCTGTCAG GAATCTGGATCTCAGTAAGTTCTGCATAGGCCAGAAGGACGAGATGCAACAACCTCCCATCTATGATTTGTATGCGGTCATCAACCACTATGGTGGGATGATTGGGGGCCACTACACAGCCTACGCTCGCCTGCCAAGCGACAAGAACAGCCAGCGCAGTGATGTTG GCTGGCGTCTGTTTGACGACAGCACCGTGACGATGGTGGAGGAGAGCCAGGTAGTGACGCGCTACGCCTACGTGCTGTTCTACCGACGACGAAACTCCCCCGTGGAGAGGCCACCGCGCTTCCTCCGGCCTGTAGGGGCCGAATCGCCCACTGCTGCAGGAGCCACTGTCAGCCAG GCCTCTGGCCAGTCACTATTTGGGACAGAGCTGGATCCCGAAGGACCCCCTACGCTGATCCCAGAGGTGCCCGCTGACCTCTTCTCCCACTCTGGAGAGTGCACAGCGCCATCCTACAgcaacatggaggaggtggactAG
- the usp19 gene encoding ubiquitin carboxyl-terminal hydrolase 19 isoform X4 codes for MASSGGTGMAGSETVGRRAGAQQRGGRDGNSDLSSSTSKKKQKDRANQESREAKKTAAAAAAAAVEGVIAEVKKDVFVDWKQNVNEVTVRLRCGEGVQRIEDISTTFTDTHCHVCFPDGRQWSCQLQEEIEASCSRVQYKEKGGFLHVIMHKKIPFHIWPSLKSNKKEKVTAPTETKNEKELEIKPVASESSEKPKQLHPQPPSPSANSESRRGGGKAERGVKRCLKNKAASDKATADSVGEKGGAADASANTSKPVTVTIGEQQPQEPSAKRTVVRPPLSTTEATSSADNDTHSLKSNGNTPYNTHVPAGRSPQTQCGDGDNRAERLGGNQEEKAVVATAGHTNNTQVAGEQNQSSDGSETAAHGSESQAASPVSTSDHLKPVGFNSDEDPASPARLGDGAESEPEKRPVEQESEQDNPICQLPESRETVPVTTIGMAAKPGPSPGGAQQQGSCDGEEKRDQSKEEPSLEIKQQEAPEPMVNLQFVKNDSYEKGTDLMVVNVYMKGICRDTARVIFREQDFTLIFQTSDANFLRLHSDCGPNTVFKWQVKLRNLIQPEQCIYSFTPSRLDITLKKRHSQRWGGLEAPATQVGGAKVAVPSSPACMDQSQPGSSQHSLPAKEEPPRVGEEKPKAPKASSRVEDGGLDTVTPRTVSEHVAITKPEPTVTTPKPTCMVQPMTHAPPASNERHEEEEEKKVCLPGFTGLVNLGNTCFMNSVIQSLSNTRELRDYFHDRAFEAEINCSNPLGTGGRLAIGFAVLLRALWKGTHHAFQPSKLKAIVASKASQFTGYAQHDAQEFMAFLLDGLHEDLNRIQNKPYTETVDSDGRMDEVVAEEAWQRHKMRNDSFIVDLFQGQFKSKLVCPTCSKVSITFDPFLYLPVPLPQKQKVLSVFYFAKEPHKKPVKFLVSVSKENSSTTEVLDSISRSVRVKPENLRLAEVGKNRFQRMFLPSHSLDTVSSSDMLFCFEVLSKELAKERVVLLRVQQKLQVPNIPISKCAACLKPPLSDEDKLKRCTRCYRVGYCNQVCQRTHWPNHKGLCRPNMENVGLPFLVSVPESRLSYVRLTQLLEGYSRFSVNVFQPPFQSGRTSPETSQCRADLPSMPAVSPEGVVSGDEAVGGSSTVGAGGVELDSQSPLPESQVDCGQASALHPAEADSLSSSQTSLSTTRTTDSGFSEPVSATSCCSLDPHAEKETSCEKAVRPEAAVTGYQQPSESASGHACQFYISLLDSNKKEQRLDEKEDMLGDLPEDVTLELVWKNNERLKEYVLVSSKELEYEEDPGSLSETARAGHFTLEQCLNLFTKPEVLAPEEAWYCPKCQQHREASKQLLLWRLPNVLIIQLKRFSFRSFIWRDKINDMVDFPVRNLDLSKFCIGQKDEMQQPPIYDLYAVINHYGGMIGGHYTAYARLPSDKNSQRSDVGWRLFDDSTVTMVEESQVVTRYAYVLFYRRRNSPVERPPRFLRPVGAESPTAAGATVSQASGQSLFGTELDPEGPPTLIPEVPADLFSHSGECTAPSYSNMEEVD; via the exons ATGGCCAGCAGCGGTGGTACTGGTATGGCCGGCAGCGAGACAGTGGGCCGTCGCGCTGGGGctcagcagagaggaggcagggacGGCAACTCGGACCTGTCCTCCAGCACCAgcaagaagaagcagaaggacAGAGCCAatcaggagagcagagaggccaagaagacagcagcagcagccgccgcagcagcagtggaAGGGGTCATTGCAGAAGTCAAGAAAG atgtgtttgtgGACTGGAAGCAGAATGTCAATGAAGTGACAGTGAGGCTGCGCTGTGGTGAGGGGGTGCAGAGGATAGAGGACATCAGCACAACCTTCACGGACACACACTGCCACGTGTGCTTCCCCG ATGGCCGGCAGTGGAGCTGCCAGTTGCAGGAGGAAATCGAGGCCTCGTGTAGCAGAGTCCAGTACAAGGAGAAGGGAGGTTTCCTGCATGTCATCATGCACAAGAAGATTCCCTTTCACATCTGGCCATCGCTAAAG TCCAacaagaaggagaaggtgaCAGCGCCAACggagacaaaaaatgaaaaggaactgGAGATAAAGCCCGTTGCCTCGGAGTCTTCAGAGAAACCCAAACAACTTCATCCACagcctccctccccgtctgcgAACAGCGAGTCAAGGCGCGGTGGTGGCAAAGCCGAGCGCGGCGTCAAGCGCTGTCTTAAAAACAAAGCGGCGAGCGACAAGGCCACTGCGGACTCTGTAGGGGAGAAAGGTGGAGCTGCAGATGCCTCAGCCAACACCAGCAAGCCTGTGACCGTCACGATAGGCGAGCAGCAGCCTCAGGAACCCAGTGCAAAGCGAACCGTCGTACGTCCGCCCCTGTCCACGACGGAGGCTACGTCGTCTGCTGACAATGACACGCACTCGCTCAAGTCGAATGGTAACACTCCATACAACACACACGTGCCCGCTGGTCGGAGCCCGCAGACACAATGCGGGGATGGAGataacagagcagagagacttGGGGGGAATCAGGAAGAGAAAGCTGTTGTCGCTACTGCCGGCCACACGAACAACACTCAG gtgGCAGGGGAACAAAACCAGTCATCAGACGGTTctgaaacagcagcacatgGCAGTGAAAGCCAAGCAGCTTCTCCCGTCAGCACCAGTGACCATCTCAAACCTGTCGGCTTCAACAGCGATGAGGACCCTGCTTCTCCTGCGAGGCTGGGAGATGGAGCAGAGTCGGAGCCTGAGAAAAGGCCTGTCGAGCAGGAATCGGAGCAGGACAATCCGATCTGCCAGCTGCCCGAATCAAGAGAGACAGTACCAGTGACAACTATTGGCATGGCTGCCAAACCAGGCCCGTCACCCGGTGGAGCCCAGCAACAGGGCAGCTGTgacggagaggagaagagggaccAGTCGAAGGAGGAGCCCTCTCTGGAAATTAAACAACAAGAAG CCCCAGAGCCGATGGTTAACTTGCAGTTTGTGAAGAACGATTCATACGAGAAGGGCACGGACCTGATGGTGGTTAATGTTTACATGAAGGGGATCTGCAGGGACACAGCCAGGGTCATCTTCAGGGAACAGGACTTCACCCTTATCTTCCAGACAAG TGATGCTAACTTCCTGCGCCTTCATTCGGACTGCGGACCAAACACAGTCTTCAAGTGGCAAGTCAAACTTAG GAACCTGATCCAGCCTGAGCAGTGCATCTACTCGTTCACTCCGTCCCGCCTGGATATCACCCTGAAGAAGAGACACAGCCAGCGCTGGGGGGGTCTGGAGGCCCCCGCAACACAAG TGGGTGGCGCCAAGGTCGCTGTGCCCTCCAGCCCTGCCTGCATGGATCAGAGCCAGCCTGGCAGCAGCCAGCACAGCCTCCCTGCCAAGGAGGAGCCCCCGAGGGTGGGGGAGGAGAAACCAAAGGCTCCGAAGGCCTCATCAAGAGTGGAAGATGGTGGTCTAGATACTGTGACTCCCCGCACCGTCTCTGAGCACGTTGCCATCACCAAGCCAGAGCCCACGGTGACTACA CCTAAGCCTACCTGCATGGTGCAGCCCATGACTCATGCGCCTCCTGCCAGCAATGAGCggcatgaggaagaggaggagaagaaggtgtGCCTGCCTGGGTTTACAGGCCTGGTCAACCTCGGCAACACTTGCTTCATGAACAGTGTCATCCAATCACTGTCCAACACCAGAGAACTCAGGGATTACTTTCATG ATCGAGCATTTGAGGCAGAAATCAACTGCAGTAATCCGCTGGGAACAGGAGGCAGGCTCGCCATTGGCTTTGCCGTGCTGCTCAGGGCCCTTTGGAAAGGAACACACCACGCCTTTCAACCCTCAAAGCTCAAG GCGATCGTGGCCAGTAAAGCCAGTCAGTTCACAGGTTACGCCCAACACGATGCCCAGGAGTTCATGGCTTTCCTGCTGGACGGGCTCCACGAGGACTTGAACCGCATCCAGAACAAGCCGTACACAGAGACAGTCGACTCTGACGGACGTAtggatgag GTGGTGGCGGAGGAGGCGTGGCAGAGGCACAAGATGAGGAACGACTCCTTTATCGTGGACCTCTTCCAAGGCCAGTTCAAATCGAAGCTGGTTTGCCCTACGTGCTCCAAG GTGTCTATCACCTTTGACCCCTTCCTCTACCTGCCAGTCCCATTACCCCAGAAACAAAAGGTGCTCTCAGTGTTCTACTTTGCCAAAGAACCCCATAAAAAACCCGTCAAG tTTTTGGTCAGTGTGAGCAAGGAGAACTCCAGCACGACTGAAGTGCTCGACTCCATTTCCAGGAGCGTGAGGGTGAAACCAGAGAACCTGAGACTTGCAGAG GTGGGGAAGaaccgcttccagcgcatgtTCCTGCCTTCCCATTCCCTGGACACGGTGTCCTCCTCTGACATGCTGTTCTGCTTCGAGGTGCTCTCCAAAGAGCTGGCCAAAGAGAGGGTGGTGTTGCTCAGAGTgcagcag AAACTCCAGGTCCCAAATATCCCCATCTCAAAGTGTGCCGCCTGCCTGAAGCCTCCGTTGTCGGATGAAGACAAGCTGAAGCGGTGCACTCGCTGCTATCGCGTGGGCTACTGCAATCA agTATGTCAGAGGACCCACTGGCCCAATCACAAGGGTCTGTGTCGACCTAACATGGAGAACGTGGGCCTGCCCTTCCTGGTCAGCGTGCCGGAGTCTCGACTCTCCTACGTGCGCCTCACTCAGCTACTCGAGGGTTACTCCAG GTTTTCCGTCAACGTGTTCCAGCCTCCATTCCAGTCGGGCAGGACGTCCCCCGAAACATCTCAGTGTCGGGCAGACCTCCCCTCGATGCCGGCAGTCTCCCCGGAGGGCGTTGTCTCCGGGGATGAGGCTGTGGGTGGCAGCAGTACTGTAGGAGCAGGTGGTGTGGAGCTGGACAGCCAGTCTCCTCTGCCGGAGTCCCAGGTAGACTGTGGCCAGGCCTCAGCCCTCCACCCTGCCGAGGCAgattccctctcttcctcccagacctctctctccaccacgCGGACCACAGACTCTGGATTTTCCGAGCCGGTCTCCGCAacttcctgctgctctctggaCCCTCATGCTGAAAAAGAGACGTCCTGTGAGAAGGCAGTGCGGCCAGAAG CTGCAGTAACAGGGTATCAGCAACCGAGTGAGTCAGCATCGGGTCATGCCTGTCAGTTCTACATCTCTCTGCTGGACTCCAACAAAAAGGAGCAGAGGCTGGATGAGAAAG AGGACATGCTGGGGGACCTCCCTGAAGACGTGACACTGGAGCTGGTGTGGAAGAACAACGAGCGGCTGAAGGAGTACGTCCTGGTGAGCTCCAAGGAGCTGGAGTACGAGGAGGACCCAGGCTCTCTGAGCGAGACGGCCAGAGCGGGACACTTCACCCTGGAGCAGTGCCTCAACCTCTTCACCAAGCCCGAGGTGCTGGCGCCGGAGGAGGCATG GTACTGTCCAAAGTGCCAGCAGCACCGCGAGGCCTccaagcagctgctgctgtggcgtCTGCCCAACGTACTGATCATCCAGCTCAAACGCTTCTCCTTCAGGAGCTTCATCTGGAGGGATAAGATCAATGACATGGTCGACTTCCCTGTCAG GAATCTGGATCTCAGTAAGTTCTGCATAGGCCAGAAGGACGAGATGCAACAACCTCCCATCTATGATTTGTATGCGGTCATCAACCACTATGGTGGGATGATTGGGGGCCACTACACAGCCTACGCTCGCCTGCCAAGCGACAAGAACAGCCAGCGCAGTGATGTTG GCTGGCGTCTGTTTGACGACAGCACCGTGACGATGGTGGAGGAGAGCCAGGTAGTGACGCGCTACGCCTACGTGCTGTTCTACCGACGACGAAACTCCCCCGTGGAGAGGCCACCGCGCTTCCTCCGGCCTGTAGGGGCCGAATCGCCCACTGCTGCAGGAGCCACTGTCAGCCAG GCCTCTGGCCAGTCACTATTTGGGACAGAGCTGGATCCCGAAGGACCCCCTACGCTGATCCCAGAGGTGCCCGCTGACCTCTTCTCCCACTCTGGAGAGTGCACAGCGCCATCCTACAgcaacatggaggaggtggactAG